One segment of Alnus glutinosa chromosome 2, dhAlnGlut1.1, whole genome shotgun sequence DNA contains the following:
- the LOC133860687 gene encoding F-box/kelch-repeat protein At3g06240-like: protein MSDYLPNEVIIEILSRLPVKSLIRFRCVCKTWCSLIASPHFIATHLNRALSKSNAQHPPYLLFHYFDSDFQTQCFTLHYSDDPFPANHSDKHLAFYSSPGIRTRELSLDQEIEEIEEKRGYLNDFLHVVGSSNGVVCLADYVFRKNSGSLCVLWNPSIQKVILLPDPNIGANFGGFTSNGPVIRSLGFGYDPKTDDYKLVKAVYLEDPTHILHPLVEIYSLRMGAWRSVTTPPPPYVIELCYVSVFLNGAVHWRVHTPSGQGDFRNVIVSLDMEDEAFGELAMPKSLEGVKFLDVNLAVIDGLLALVPCNEWGIAVTEPHSVWVMKEYGVAESWTKVFDICIPGRLDRVIGFTKNGEVLVVDDMGKLFSYEPSSQQALDLNILGGLKDSFYLDTYVESLVLLNEESGTHL from the coding sequence ATGTCAGACTATCTCCCAAACGAGGTGATCATCGAAATCCTCTCAAGACTGCCAGTGAAGTCGCTCATCAGATTCAGGTGCGTTTGCAAGACATGGTGCTCTCTGATTGCAAGCCCCCACTTCATCGCCACCCACCTCAATCGCGCTCTTTCTAAATCCAACGCCCAACACCCACCCTACCTTCTCTTCCACTATTTCGACTCCGATTTTCAGACGCAGTGCTTTACTTTGCATTATTCCGATGATCCATTCCCTGCCAACCATTCCGACAAACACCTGGCGTTCTATAGTTCCCCTGGCATACGCACCCGCGAGCTTTCTCTCGACCAAGAAATAGaagaaatagaagagaaaagggGTTATTTGAACGATTTCTTGCACGTTGTTGGTTCATCTAATGGTGTAGTTTGTCTCGCGGATTATGTTTTCCGTAAAAACTCTGGGTCGTTATGTGTTCTCTGGAATCCTTCTATCCAAAAAGTTATATTACTTCCGGACCCTAACATTGGAGCAAACTTTGGAGGATTTACCTCAAACGGTCCAGTTATTCGTTCTCTTGGCTTTGGGTATGACCCCAAGACAGATGATTACAAATTGGTGAAGGCTGTGTATCTTGAAGATCCTACACATATTCTTCATCCTCTGGTTGAGATTTATTCGCTTCGAATGGGCGCGTGGCGCTCTGTTACGACCCCCCCTCCTCCCTACGTCATCGAACTGTGCTACGTATCGGTTTTCTTGAATGGGGCAGTCCATTGGCGCGTACACACTCCATCGGGCCAGGGTGATTTTCGCAATGTGATCGTGTCGTTGGATATGGAAGATGAGGCATTTGGTGAATTGGCCATGCCCAAGAGTTTGGAAGGGGTGAAATTCTTGGACGTTAATCTGGCGGTGATTGATGGGTTGCTTGCGCTTGTCCCTTGTAACGAATGGGGCATCGCGGTGACGGAGCCTCACTCCGTGTGGGTGATGAAAGAGTATGGAGTGGCGGAATCTTGGACAAAGGTGTTTGATATTTGCATTCCCGGAAGGTTGGACAGGGTGATAGGATTTACAAAGAATGGTGAAGTTCTAGTGGTTGACGACATGGGAAAGTTGTTTTCTTACGAACCAAGCAGCCAACAAGCCTTGGATCTTA